From the genome of Variovorax sp. RA8, one region includes:
- a CDS encoding anhydro-N-acetylmuramic acid kinase translates to MAEELFIGLMSGTSLDGVDGVLADFSGERIAVRAHATASFPVSLRAELMALNSLGGDNELHRAALAGNGLARVYAGVVEQLLADTGTSPAAVTAIGAHGQTVRHRPGEFDDVGYTLQINNPSLVAELTGICVVADFRSRDLAAGGQGAPLVPGFHRALFARDEQAVAVLNIGGISNLSLLPAGSGTVLGFDCGPGNALLDHWCQSHIGQPFDKGGRWAATGRVLPDLLSRCLADPYFAKPPPKSTGRDLFNPTWLAARLAGAAAQPADVQATLAELTALVCATELQRHGEDIRLLIICGGGALNEHLMGRLRALLPTVQVLSSAERGLPPQQVEAAAFAWLARSTMRRESGNLASVTGARGARVLGAIYPA, encoded by the coding sequence ATGGCTGAAGAGCTCTTCATCGGCCTGATGTCCGGGACCTCGCTCGACGGCGTCGACGGCGTTTTGGCCGACTTCTCCGGCGAGCGCATCGCTGTGCGTGCCCACGCGACGGCAAGCTTCCCGGTTTCGCTGCGCGCCGAGCTGATGGCGCTCAACTCCCTTGGCGGCGACAACGAATTGCACCGCGCCGCCCTGGCCGGCAACGGGCTCGCGCGGGTCTATGCCGGGGTGGTCGAGCAGTTGCTCGCCGACACCGGCACCTCGCCCGCGGCCGTAACCGCCATCGGCGCGCATGGGCAGACCGTGCGGCACCGACCCGGAGAGTTCGACGATGTCGGCTATACCCTGCAGATCAACAACCCCTCGCTGGTTGCGGAGCTCACCGGCATCTGCGTGGTTGCCGATTTCCGCAGCCGCGACCTCGCGGCCGGCGGGCAGGGCGCGCCGTTGGTGCCCGGCTTCCACCGGGCGCTGTTCGCGCGCGACGAGCAGGCGGTGGCGGTGCTCAACATCGGCGGCATCTCCAATCTGAGTCTGCTGCCGGCAGGCAGTGGCACGGTTCTTGGATTCGACTGCGGCCCCGGCAATGCGCTGCTCGATCACTGGTGCCAAAGCCACATTGGCCAGCCCTTCGACAAAGGCGGCCGCTGGGCGGCCACCGGCCGCGTGCTGCCCGACCTGCTCTCGCGCTGTCTGGCGGATCCCTACTTCGCCAAGCCACCGCCCAAGAGCACCGGCCGCGACCTGTTCAATCCCACGTGGCTGGCCGCGCGCCTGGCGGGCGCAGCCGCCCAGCCGGCCGATGTACAGGCCACGCTGGCCGAGTTGACGGCCCTGGTCTGCGCCACCGAGCTGCAGCGCCATGGCGAAGACATTCGCCTGCTGATCATCTGCGGCGGCGGCGCGCTCAACGAGCACCTGATGGGCCGGCTGCGGGCGCTGCTACCCACGGTGCAGGTGCTCTCCTCCGCCGAGCGCGGCCTGCCGCCCCAGCAGGTCGAGGCGGCTGCCTTCGCATGGCTGGCGCGCAGCACGATGCGCCGGGAATCCGGCAACCTGGCGAGCGTGACGGGCGCACGCGGAGCCCGCGTGCTGGGCGCGATCTACCCAGCCTGA
- the metF gene encoding methylenetetrahydrofolate reductase [NAD(P)H]: protein MRLPLSFEFFPPKTPEGVVKLRAVRQQLYARRPEFCSVTYGAGGSTHEGTFGTVREILGEGVDAACHFSCIGATRTTVREQLKELRTMGVKRLVALRGDLPSGYGMGGEFHYASDLVGFIREETGRDFHIEVACYPEVHPQARSPEADLQAFAAKVRAGADAAITQYFFSPEAYFRFVEEARRLGLDTPIVPGIMPITSSTQLMRFSDACGAEIPRWIRLRLQGFGDDTASIKAFGLDVVTELCARLASGGAPAIHFYTMNQSVATLALLERLGWEG from the coding sequence GTGCGCCTTCCGTTGAGCTTTGAATTCTTTCCGCCCAAGACGCCCGAAGGCGTGGTCAAGCTGCGCGCCGTACGCCAGCAGCTCTATGCGCGCCGGCCCGAGTTCTGCTCGGTGACCTATGGCGCGGGCGGGTCGACCCACGAGGGCACCTTCGGCACGGTGCGCGAGATCCTTGGCGAGGGGGTCGATGCCGCCTGCCATTTCTCCTGCATCGGCGCCACCCGCACGACCGTGCGCGAGCAACTGAAGGAGCTCAGGACCATGGGTGTCAAGCGCCTGGTGGCGCTGCGCGGCGACCTGCCCAGCGGCTACGGCATGGGTGGCGAGTTTCACTATGCGAGCGACCTGGTCGGGTTCATCCGCGAGGAGACCGGCCGCGATTTCCACATCGAGGTCGCGTGCTATCCCGAAGTGCATCCGCAGGCGCGCTCGCCCGAGGCCGACCTGCAGGCTTTCGCAGCCAAGGTGCGCGCCGGGGCCGATGCCGCGATCACGCAGTACTTCTTCAGTCCGGAGGCGTACTTCCGGTTTGTCGAGGAGGCGCGCAGGCTCGGACTCGACACCCCGATCGTCCCGGGCATCATGCCGATCACCAGCTCCACCCAGCTGATGCGCTTCTCCGATGCCTGCGGCGCCGAGATCCCGCGCTGGATCCGGCTGCGGCTGCAGGGCTTCGGCGACGACACCGCCTCGATCAAGGCCTTCGGCCTCGACGTGGTGACCGAGCTCTGCGCGCGCCTGGCGAGCGGCGGCGCGCCGGCCATCCACTTCTACACCATGAACCAGTCGGTGGCGACGCTCGCGTTGCTGGAGCGGCTGGGTTGGGAAGGATGA
- the rplM gene encoding 50S ribosomal protein L13, translating into MTKTFSAKPADVTHEWFVIDATDKVLGRVASEVALRLRGKHKAIYTPHVDTGDFIVIINAAQLRVTGAKPLDKVYYRHSGYPGGITATSFRDMQAKHPGRALEKAVKGMLPKGPLGYAMIKKLKVYGGAEHPHTAQQPKVLEL; encoded by the coding sequence ATGACCAAAACGTTCAGCGCCAAGCCCGCTGACGTGACGCACGAGTGGTTTGTGATTGACGCGACCGACAAGGTCCTCGGACGAGTAGCCAGCGAAGTTGCTCTCCGTCTACGCGGCAAACACAAGGCCATCTACACGCCTCACGTCGATACCGGTGACTTCATCGTCATCATCAACGCAGCCCAGCTGCGCGTCACCGGCGCCAAGCCGCTTGACAAGGTGTACTACCGCCACTCGGGTTACCCTGGCGGCATTACTGCCACCAGCTTCCGCGACATGCAAGCCAAGCATCCGGGCCGCGCCCTGGAAAAAGCCGTCAAGGGCATGCTGCCCAAGGGTCCGCTGGGCTACGCGATGATCAAGAAACTCAAGGTGTACGGCGGTGCAGAGCATCCGCACACCGCCCAACAGCCCAAAGTGCTGGAACTCTAA
- a CDS encoding 23S rRNA (adenine(2030)-N(6))-methyltransferase RlmJ: MFSYRHAFHAGNHADVLKHTVLIAALEHLLEKDTALTVVDTHAGAGLYRLDGDYAGTSGEAAEGVLRLLSEAEPKADEAPLADALAHYLAVVRDFNPKGGARVYPGSPFIVQHLLREHDKLKLFELHPTDARTLSANIAQLEAGRQIAVLRDDGFGSATKFLPPPSRRALVLCDPSYEIKSDYGRVLDFVAEALKRFATGTYAIWYPIIPRPEAHDLPRRLKTLATKAGKPWLHATLTVKSSKILTDASGVQHRPGLPASGMFLVNPPFTLKAQLEPALPQMAQRLAQDRHAAFSLDSGG; encoded by the coding sequence ATGTTCAGCTACCGCCACGCCTTCCATGCCGGCAACCACGCCGACGTGCTCAAGCACACGGTGCTGATCGCCGCGCTCGAGCACCTCCTCGAGAAGGACACCGCGCTCACGGTGGTCGACACCCACGCCGGCGCCGGGCTGTACCGCCTCGACGGCGACTACGCCGGTACCAGCGGGGAGGCCGCCGAAGGGGTGCTGCGGCTGCTCTCCGAAGCCGAGCCAAAGGCCGACGAGGCGCCGCTCGCTGACGCGCTGGCGCACTACCTCGCGGTGGTGCGGGACTTCAATCCCAAGGGCGGCGCGCGCGTCTATCCCGGCTCCCCCTTCATCGTTCAGCACCTGCTGCGCGAGCATGACAAGCTCAAGCTCTTCGAGCTGCACCCCACCGACGCGCGCACCCTGAGCGCCAACATCGCTCAGCTCGAGGCCGGTCGCCAGATCGCGGTGCTGCGCGACGACGGCTTCGGCAGCGCCACCAAGTTCCTGCCGCCACCGTCGCGCCGGGCGCTGGTGCTCTGCGACCCCAGCTACGAGATCAAGAGCGACTACGGGCGCGTGCTCGACTTCGTCGCCGAGGCGCTCAAGCGCTTCGCGACCGGCACCTACGCGATCTGGTATCCGATCATTCCGCGACCGGAGGCGCACGACCTGCCTCGCCGCCTCAAGACCCTGGCCACCAAGGCCGGCAAGCCCTGGCTGCACGCCACGTTGACCGTCAAGTCGAGCAAGATCCTGACCGACGCCTCCGGCGTCCAGCACCGGCCGGGGCTGCCCGCGAGCGGCATGTTCCTCGTCAACCCGCCCTTCACGCTGAAGGCCCAGCTCGAGCCTGCCCTGCCCCAGATGGCGCAACGCCTCGCACAGGACCGCCACGCCGCCTTCTCGCTCGACAGCGGCGGCTGA
- a CDS encoding peptide chain release factor 3 yields the protein MSFASETRRRRTFAIISHPDAGKTTLTEKLLLFSGAIQIAGSVKARKASRHATSDWMEIEKQRGISVASSVMQMVYREHVINLLDTPGHKDFSEDTYRVLTAVDSALMVIDAANGVEAQTRRLIEVCRQRDTPIITFVNKMDREVREPLDILDEVERELSMPCVPMTWPVGQGKTFRGIMNLRTQAMTVFESGSERLPQDFETIALTERDTLTRRFGADFESAMESMELATGASPTWDREAFLAGKQTPVFFGSGVNNFGVMEVLDALVDLAPSPRSRTSTTMVNRQPVVKEIKPDDKDFAGVVFKVQANMDANHRDRIAFVRMASGKYTPGMKLKVQRTGKELRPTSVVTFMSQRREAVEEAYAGDIVGFTTHGGVQLGDTITDGASLQFTGLPFFAPELFMTVILRNPLRTKQLQQGLAQLGEEGAIQVFRPEVGGPMLLGAVGQLQFEVVQHRLKTEYDADVRLEGCQYTGARWITADTPAELRAFTDAYPARMARDAADTLAYLCTSPYDVRLAQERFPKIHFHPLREHAGLALQSVG from the coding sequence ATGTCTTTCGCCTCCGAAACCCGACGCCGTCGCACCTTCGCGATCATCTCCCACCCCGACGCCGGCAAGACCACGCTGACCGAGAAGCTGCTGCTGTTCTCCGGCGCGATACAGATCGCCGGCTCGGTGAAGGCGCGCAAGGCCTCGCGCCATGCCACCTCCGACTGGATGGAGATCGAGAAGCAGCGCGGCATCTCCGTGGCCAGCTCGGTGATGCAGATGGTCTACCGCGAGCACGTGATCAACCTGCTGGATACGCCGGGCCACAAGGACTTCTCCGAGGACACCTACCGCGTGCTGACCGCGGTCGACTCGGCCCTCATGGTGATCGACGCGGCCAACGGCGTCGAAGCGCAGACCCGGCGCCTGATCGAGGTCTGCCGCCAGCGCGACACGCCCATCATCACCTTCGTCAACAAGATGGACCGCGAGGTGCGCGAGCCGCTCGACATCCTCGACGAGGTGGAGCGCGAACTCAGCATGCCCTGCGTGCCGATGACCTGGCCAGTTGGCCAGGGCAAGACCTTCCGCGGCATCATGAACCTGCGCACCCAGGCCATGACGGTGTTCGAGTCGGGCAGCGAGCGGCTGCCGCAGGACTTCGAGACCATTGCGCTGACCGAACGCGACACGCTGACCCGGCGCTTCGGTGCCGACTTCGAGAGCGCCATGGAAAGCATGGAGCTGGCCACCGGCGCCTCGCCCACCTGGGACAGAGAGGCCTTCCTGGCGGGCAAGCAGACGCCCGTGTTCTTCGGTTCCGGCGTGAACAACTTCGGCGTGATGGAAGTGCTCGACGCGCTGGTCGACCTGGCGCCCTCGCCGCGCTCGCGCACCAGCACCACCATGGTCAACCGCCAGCCGGTGGTGAAGGAGATCAAGCCCGACGACAAGGACTTCGCCGGCGTGGTGTTCAAGGTGCAGGCCAACATGGACGCCAACCACCGCGACCGCATCGCCTTCGTGCGCATGGCCTCGGGCAAGTACACGCCGGGCATGAAGCTCAAGGTGCAGCGCACCGGCAAGGAGCTGCGCCCGACCAGCGTGGTCACCTTCATGAGCCAGCGGCGCGAGGCGGTGGAGGAGGCCTATGCGGGCGACATCGTCGGCTTCACCACGCACGGCGGCGTGCAGCTGGGCGACACCATCACCGACGGCGCCTCGCTGCAGTTCACCGGCCTGCCCTTCTTCGCGCCCGAGCTCTTCATGACCGTGATCCTCAGGAACCCGCTGCGCACCAAGCAGCTGCAGCAGGGCCTGGCCCAGCTGGGCGAGGAAGGCGCGATCCAGGTGTTCCGGCCCGAGGTGGGCGGTCCGATGCTGCTGGGCGCGGTGGGACAGCTGCAGTTCGAAGTGGTGCAGCACCGCCTGAAGACCGAGTACGACGCCGACGTGCGGCTGGAAGGCTGCCAGTACACCGGCGCGCGCTGGATCACGGCCGACACGCCGGCCGAGCTGCGCGCCTTCACCGACGCCTACCCGGCACGCATGGCGCGCGATGCGGCCGACACACTGGCCTACCTGTGCACCTCGCCCTATGACGTGCGGCTGGCGCAGGAGCGCTTTCCGAAGATCCATTTCCATCCGCTGCGCGAGCATGCGGGCCTGGCCCTGCAGAGCGTGGGCTGA
- the erpA gene encoding iron-sulfur cluster insertion protein ErpA: MSAVAENIQTQMPEPIVFTDSAAAKVADLIAEEGNPDLKLRVFVQGGGCSGFQYGFTFDEIVNEDDTTMTKNGVSLLIDAMSYQYLVGAEIDYKEDLQGAQFVIKNPNATSTCGCGSSFSA; this comes from the coding sequence ATGAGCGCCGTTGCCGAAAACATTCAAACCCAGATGCCCGAACCGATCGTCTTCACGGACAGCGCGGCCGCCAAGGTGGCCGACCTGATCGCCGAAGAAGGCAATCCCGATCTCAAGTTGCGCGTCTTCGTCCAAGGCGGCGGCTGCTCAGGCTTCCAGTACGGCTTCACCTTCGACGAGATCGTGAACGAGGACGACACGACGATGACCAAGAACGGTGTGTCCCTCCTGATCGATGCCATGAGCTACCAGTACCTCGTCGGCGCCGAGATCGACTACAAGGAAGACCTGCAGGGTGCCCAGTTCGTGATCAAGAACCCTAACGCGACAAGCACCTGCGGCTGCGGGTCCAGCTTCTCGGCCTGA
- a CDS encoding TlyA family RNA methyltransferase, translated as MRADQLLVERGLAASRSQAVRLIAGGLRWHDGARWRTVGKNGEDLPKDAELELLDPAEARYVSRGGLKLEGALAAAGIEVRGRRCLDVGQSTGGFTDCLLQQGAVHVVGVDVGHGQLHPRLRGDPRVTAVEGVNARVLDASAWGAASPPQPQFDLIVGDLSFISLTLVLPALVPLLAATGELLMLVKPQFELQPAQIGKGGIVRDASLYPVVEQRLRAACEQLGLQVRGWFDSPIAGGDGNREFFIHAAFASGPPGAGRAPSVEL; from the coding sequence GTGCGCGCCGATCAGTTGCTCGTCGAACGCGGCCTGGCTGCTTCGCGCTCGCAGGCCGTGCGCTTGATCGCGGGAGGCCTGCGCTGGCATGACGGTGCGCGCTGGCGCACGGTGGGCAAGAACGGCGAGGACCTGCCGAAGGATGCCGAGCTCGAACTGCTCGATCCGGCCGAAGCGCGGTACGTCTCGCGCGGCGGGCTCAAGCTCGAGGGCGCGCTGGCCGCGGCCGGCATCGAGGTGCGCGGCAGGCGTTGCCTGGACGTCGGCCAGTCGACCGGCGGCTTCACCGACTGCCTGCTGCAGCAAGGTGCGGTGCACGTGGTGGGTGTCGACGTCGGACATGGCCAGCTGCATCCGCGGCTGCGCGGCGATCCGCGCGTCACCGCCGTCGAGGGTGTCAATGCACGCGTGCTCGATGCCTCGGCATGGGGCGCGGCGTCGCCGCCGCAGCCGCAGTTCGACCTGATCGTCGGCGACCTGTCCTTCATCTCGCTCACGCTCGTGCTGCCTGCCCTGGTTCCTCTGCTCGCCGCGACAGGCGAACTCCTGATGCTGGTCAAGCCTCAGTTCGAATTGCAGCCGGCGCAGATCGGCAAGGGCGGCATCGTGCGCGATGCCTCGCTCTATCCAGTGGTCGAGCAGCGCCTGCGCGCGGCCTGCGAGCAGCTCGGCCTGCAGGTACGGGGCTGGTTCGACAGTCCCATCGCGGGTGGCGACGGCAACCGCGAGTTCTTCATCCATGCCGCTTTCGCGAGCGGCCCACCAGGAGCCGGCCGTGCGCCTTCCGTTGAGCTTTGA
- the mdtD gene encoding multidrug transporter subunit MdtD, producing the protein MTASVSTRKSLLWLVAVGFFMQTLDATIINTALPAMAASLGESPLRMQSVVVAYSLTMAMLIPASGWIADRFGTRRVFFSAIVLFVLGSVACALSRSIGPLVAARVLQGLGGALLLPVGRLALLRTVPRAEFLAAMSFVAIPGLIGPLLGPTLGGWLVQYASWHWIFLINVPVGLAGCLATLRLMPDLRAVQQRPFDGVGYAMLAFGMVAISLALDGVSGLGLRQAGVLLLLVFGFASITAYWLHAVRRPDPLFAPSLFGIPTLSIGLLGNLFSRLGSSCMPFLIPLLLQVSMGYTPLRAGLMMLPIALAGMAMKRAAAPLITRFGYRRVLVVNTALVGLTMASFGLAAPSQPLAMHVLQLLAFGAVNSLQFTAMNTVTLRDLDEGMASSGNSLLSMVQMLAMSLGVAGASAVLAGYTEVFGSIDALATLHAFQATFASMGLLTVASALIFWHLPPHARAVQPEQPEVSGQH; encoded by the coding sequence ATGACCGCCTCCGTTTCCACGCGCAAGAGCCTGCTGTGGCTGGTCGCCGTCGGCTTCTTCATGCAGACGCTGGACGCCACCATCATCAACACCGCCCTGCCGGCCATGGCCGCCAGCCTGGGGGAGAGTCCGCTGCGGATGCAGTCGGTCGTCGTGGCTTATTCGCTGACGATGGCGATGCTGATCCCGGCCTCCGGCTGGATCGCCGACCGCTTCGGGACCCGGCGCGTGTTCTTCTCGGCCATCGTGCTGTTCGTGCTCGGCTCGGTGGCCTGCGCGTTGTCGCGCAGCATCGGCCCGCTGGTGGCCGCGCGGGTGCTGCAGGGGCTGGGCGGCGCGCTGCTGCTGCCGGTGGGGCGGCTGGCGCTGCTGCGCACGGTGCCGCGCGCGGAGTTCCTGGCGGCCATGAGCTTCGTGGCCATTCCGGGGCTGATCGGGCCGCTGCTCGGGCCCACGCTGGGCGGCTGGCTGGTGCAGTACGCCTCCTGGCATTGGATCTTCCTGATCAACGTGCCGGTGGGACTGGCGGGCTGCCTGGCCACGCTCAGGCTGATGCCGGACCTCCGGGCCGTGCAGCAGCGGCCTTTCGATGGCGTGGGCTACGCCATGCTGGCCTTCGGCATGGTCGCGATCTCGCTGGCGCTCGATGGCGTTTCAGGACTGGGCCTGCGCCAGGCCGGCGTGCTGCTGCTGCTGGTGTTCGGCTTCGCCAGCATTACCGCCTACTGGCTGCATGCCGTTCGTCGGCCGGACCCGCTTTTCGCCCCGTCGCTCTTCGGCATCCCGACGCTCAGCATCGGCCTGCTCGGCAACTTGTTCTCGCGCCTGGGCAGCAGCTGCATGCCCTTCCTGATTCCGCTGCTGCTGCAGGTCTCGATGGGCTATACGCCGCTCAGAGCCGGGCTGATGATGCTGCCGATCGCGCTCGCCGGCATGGCCATGAAGCGGGCCGCCGCGCCGCTGATCACCCGCTTCGGCTATCGCCGGGTCCTGGTGGTCAATACCGCGCTGGTCGGGCTCACGATGGCCAGCTTCGGCCTGGCCGCGCCATCGCAGCCGTTGGCAATGCACGTCCTGCAGCTGCTGGCTTTCGGCGCGGTCAATTCACTGCAGTTCACCGCGATGAACACCGTGACCTTGCGCGACCTCGACGAGGGCATGGCCAGCAGCGGCAACAGCCTGCTGTCGATGGTGCAGATGCTGGCGATGAGCCTGGGTGTGGCAGGTGCCAGCGCAGTATTGGCGGGCTATACCGAGGTCTTCGGCAGCATCGACGCGCTGGCCACGCTGCATGCCTTCCAGGCGACTTTTGCGAGCATGGGGCTCCTCACCGTGGCCTCGGCCCTGATCTTCTGGCACCTGCCGCCGCACGCGAGAGCCGTGCAACCGGAGCAGCCTGAAGTCTCGGGCCAACATTAG
- a CDS encoding septal ring lytic transglycosylase RlpA family protein: MRGPCLAKRLALVLAAAALTACTTQQPASPPAPTPSAGESGTGLRPLARQPALPPGAPPRSQVPSVRYDLAVSGADEDDGVPGDAGSREIFERGGASWYGIQFHQRKTANGERFDMTAMTAAHRTLPFNTRVCVRSLVNGREVLVRINDRGPYSAGRIIDLSRAAADALDMLGLGIKQVALSIIDKHSTRCGDTEIDPAAIDAPPPEARAAKPARNPAPRRVREVPPRLRR; the protein is encoded by the coding sequence ATGAGGGGCCCCTGTCTCGCGAAGCGGCTCGCGCTGGTACTGGCGGCCGCTGCGCTGACTGCCTGCACCACACAGCAGCCCGCGTCGCCGCCGGCGCCGACGCCTTCGGCCGGCGAAAGCGGCACCGGGCTGCGCCCGCTGGCCCGCCAGCCTGCGCTGCCGCCTGGTGCACCGCCGCGCTCGCAGGTGCCTTCGGTGCGCTACGACCTCGCGGTTTCGGGCGCAGACGAGGACGACGGCGTGCCTGGGGACGCAGGGTCGCGCGAGATCTTCGAGCGCGGCGGCGCCTCCTGGTACGGCATCCAGTTTCATCAGCGCAAGACCGCCAACGGCGAGCGCTTCGACATGACGGCCATGACCGCCGCCCACAGGACGCTGCCCTTCAACACCCGCGTCTGCGTGCGCAGCCTGGTCAACGGCCGCGAGGTGCTGGTGCGCATCAACGACCGCGGGCCCTATTCGGCCGGCCGCATCATCGACCTCAGCCGGGCAGCGGCGGATGCGCTGGACATGCTGGGGCTGGGGATCAAGCAGGTGGCGTTGTCGATCATCGACAAGCACAGCACGCGTTGCGGCGACACGGAGATCGATCCCGCCGCGATCGATGCGCCACCCCCGGAAGCCAGGGCCGCGAAGCCTGCCAGGAACCCGGCGCCGCGGCGTGTCCGCGAGGTGCCGCCACGCCTGCGACGCTGA
- the ahcY gene encoding adenosylhomocysteinase produces the protein MSAVLKASPVSTADQAIADLSLAAWGRKEIKIAETEMPGLMAIREEFARSQPLKGARITGSLHMTIQTAVLIETLQALGATVRWASCNIFSTQDHAAAAIAAAGTPVFAIKGESLEDYWDYTHRIFDFGPKGGAGEGPNMILDDGGDATLLMHLGQKAEKDQGVLANPTSDEERILYAAIKAKLAVDPTWYTRKSAEIIGVTEETTTGVHRLNEMAAKGTLLFRAINVNDSVTKSKFDNLYGCRESLVDGIKRATDVMIAGKVAVVAGYGDVGKGSAQALRALSAQVWVTEIDPINALQAAMEGYRVVTMEYAADKADIFVTTTGNKDVITHAHMVAMKDQAIVCNIGHFDNEIEVASLEKYEWEEIKPQVDHVIFPDGKRIILLAKGRLVNLGCGTGHPSYVMSSSFANQTIAQIELFTKPDAYQVGKVYVLPKHLDEKVARLQLSKLRAELTVLTDAQAAYIGVNKNGPYKPDSYRY, from the coding sequence ATGAGCGCCGTTCTCAAAGCTTCCCCGGTGTCCACCGCCGACCAGGCGATCGCCGACCTGTCCCTTGCCGCCTGGGGCCGCAAGGAAATCAAGATCGCCGAAACCGAAATGCCCGGCCTGATGGCCATCCGCGAAGAATTCGCCAGGAGCCAGCCGCTGAAGGGCGCGCGCATCACCGGCTCGCTGCACATGACGATCCAGACCGCAGTGCTGATCGAGACCCTGCAGGCGCTGGGCGCCACGGTGCGCTGGGCCTCGTGCAACATCTTCTCGACCCAGGACCACGCGGCCGCCGCGATCGCCGCCGCCGGCACGCCGGTGTTCGCGATCAAGGGCGAGTCGCTCGAGGACTACTGGGACTACACCCATCGCATCTTCGACTTCGGCCCCAAGGGTGGGGCCGGCGAAGGCCCGAACATGATCCTCGACGACGGCGGCGACGCCACGCTGCTGATGCACCTGGGCCAGAAGGCCGAGAAGGACCAGGGCGTGCTGGCGAACCCGACCAGCGACGAGGAGCGCATTCTCTATGCCGCGATCAAGGCCAAGCTGGCCGTCGATCCCACCTGGTACACCCGCAAGTCGGCCGAGATCATCGGCGTGACCGAGGAGACCACCACCGGCGTGCACCGCCTCAACGAAATGGCCGCCAAGGGCACGCTGCTGTTCCGCGCCATCAACGTGAACGACTCGGTGACCAAGAGCAAGTTCGACAATCTCTACGGCTGCCGCGAGTCGCTGGTGGACGGCATCAAGCGCGCCACCGACGTGATGATCGCCGGCAAGGTGGCGGTGGTGGCCGGCTACGGAGACGTGGGCAAGGGCTCGGCCCAGGCCCTGCGCGCACTCAGCGCCCAGGTGTGGGTGACCGAGATCGACCCGATCAACGCGCTGCAGGCCGCGATGGAAGGCTACCGCGTCGTGACCATGGAATATGCCGCCGACAAGGCCGACATCTTCGTCACCACCACCGGCAACAAGGACGTCATCACGCACGCCCACATGGTCGCGATGAAGGACCAGGCGATCGTCTGCAACATCGGCCACTTCGACAACGAGATCGAGGTCGCCTCGCTCGAGAAGTACGAGTGGGAAGAGATCAAGCCGCAGGTCGACCACGTGATTTTCCCGGACGGCAAGCGCATCATCCTGCTGGCCAAGGGCCGGCTGGTGAACCTGGGCTGCGGCACGGGCCATCCGAGCTACGTGATGAGCTCCTCCTTCGCCAACCAGACGATCGCGCAGATCGAGCTCTTCACCAAGCCCGACGCCTATCAGGTCGGCAAGGTCTACGTGCTGCCCAAGCACCTGGACGAGAAGGTCGCGCGCCTGCAGCTGTCCAAGCTCAGGGCCGAGCTCACGGTGCTGACGGACGCGCAGGCCGCGTACATCGGCGTGAACAAGAACGGCCCCTACAAGCCGGACAGCTACCGCTATTGA
- the rpsI gene encoding 30S ribosomal protein S9 has product MIGEWNNGTGRRKSSVARVFLKKGSGKITVNGKDITAFFGRETSIMIAKQPLFLTDNVETFDIMVNVAGGGESGQAGATRHGITRALIDYDASLKPVLSQAGFVTRDAREVERKKVGLHSARRRKQFSKR; this is encoded by the coding sequence ATGATTGGTGAATGGAACAATGGCACCGGCCGTCGCAAATCCAGCGTCGCCCGCGTGTTTCTGAAAAAAGGCTCCGGCAAGATCACGGTCAACGGGAAGGACATCACTGCGTTCTTCGGCCGCGAAACCTCGATCATGATCGCCAAGCAACCGCTTTTCCTGACCGACAACGTCGAGACCTTCGACATCATGGTCAACGTGGCAGGCGGCGGCGAGTCGGGGCAGGCCGGGGCGACGCGCCACGGCATCACCCGTGCGCTGATCGACTACGACGCGTCGCTCAAGCCGGTGTTGAGCCAAGCCGGCTTCGTGACCCGCGACGCCCGCGAGGTGGAGCGCAAGAAGGTCGGCCTGCATTCCGCACGCCGTCGCAAGCAGTTCTCGAAGCGCTGA